The sequence CGTTCACCCACCGCTCCGCCACCACCACCACGAGCAGGTCGGCCGGGGCGGCGGGGGCGGCGGCGACCAGGAAGCCCTCGTCGCCCTCCACCTGGATGAACGACGCGCTCCCGAACGACGCGGCCGAGACCGAGCGGCGCGCCCGCCGGAAGAGCGAGGCCACCAGCGCGGCCACCGCCGGCCCGGGGACGCCCACCATCAGGTCGGCCTCCACCATCAGCCCGTCCTCCGCGGCCACCACCATGCACCCCCGGACA is a genomic window of Longimicrobiaceae bacterium containing:
- a CDS encoding roadblock/LC7 domain-containing protein gives rise to the protein MSAYGEQLGALSRIPGVRGCMVVAAEDGLMVEADLMVGVPGPAVAALVASLFRRARRSVSAASFGSASFIQVEGDEGFLVAAAPAAPADLLVVVVAERWVNVGLVRLEAARAAGALE